The following proteins are co-located in the Lagenorhynchus albirostris chromosome 2, mLagAlb1.1, whole genome shotgun sequence genome:
- the LOC132515971 gene encoding involucrin-like: MSQQCTLPVTLPTAPSKEPLKPVSPPTNIQQEQVKQPTPLPAPFQKVPSEIPGKDPMELGKKHTTPVKEVPKKECEPRQQEPQQQEQQQQQQQQQKSEEQGKPVEQQQQQKESQEKGKPVEQQQQQKVSQEQGKPVIQQQQQQKESQEKGKPQQQQQKESQEQGKPVEQQQQQQQKESQEQGKPVEQQQQQQQKESQEKGKPVEQQQQQQKESQEKGKPVIQQQQQQKESQEQGKPVEQQQQQKESQEQGKPVEQQQQQQKESQEKGKPVEQQQQQKESQEQGKPVEQQQQQQQKESQEQGKPVEQQQQQQKVSQEQGKHVEQLKQEKKVLGQRLDQELAKKDEQLEKKGEQQLKQ; this comes from the exons ATGTCTCAGCAATGTACTCTGCCGGTGACCTTGCCCACTGCCCCCAGTAAGGAGCCCCTCAAGCCTGTTTCTCCTCCCACCAACATCCAGCAGGAGCAAGTGAAGCAGCCAACTCCACTGCCTGCCCCATTCCAGAAGGTACCCTCGGAGATCCCAGGGAAGGATCCCATGGAGCTCGGGAAGAAACACACAACTCCTGTGAAGGAGGTGCCCAAGAAAGAGTGTGAGCCACGGCAACAGGAGCCACAGCAgcaggaacagcagcagcagcagcagcagcagcaaaagtcagaggagcaaggaaagcctgtggaacagcagcagcagcagaaagagtcccaggagaaaggaaagcctgtggaacagcagcagcagcagaaagtgtcccaggagcaaggaaagcctgtgatacagcagcagcagcagcagaaagagtcccaggagaaaggaaagcct cagcagcagcagcagaaagagtcacaggagcaaggaaagcctgtggaacagcagcagcagcagcagcagaaagagtcacaggagcaaggaaagcctgtggaacagcagcagcagcagcagcagaaagagtcacaggagaaaggaaagcctgtggaacagcagcagcagcagcagaaagagtcccaggagaaaggaaagcctgtcatacagcagcagcagcagcagaaagagtcccaggagcaaggaaagcctgtggaacagcagcagcagcagaaagagtcccaggagcaaggaaagcctgtggaacagcagcagcagcagcagaaagagtcacaggagaaaggaaagcctgtggaacagcaacagcagcagaaagagtcccaggagcaaggaaagcctgtggaacagcagcagcagcagcagcagaaagagtcacaggagcaaggaaagcctgtggaacagcagcagcagcagcagaaagtgtcacaggagcaaggaaagcatGTGGAACAGCTGAAACAGGAGAAGAAGGTCTTGGGCCAGCGGCTGGATCAAGAGCTAGCAAAGAAAGATGAGCAACTGGAAAAGAAAGGGGAGCAGCAGCTGAAGCAGTAG